One Pleurocapsa sp. PCC 7327 DNA segment encodes these proteins:
- a CDS encoding ABC transporter ATP-binding protein has protein sequence MVLPYSIIQDYRGKRPFRTLLLLYRQDLRYIGLSMMFYVIKHSPEWLRPLILANIIDIISTPSQHAFWELWLNGAIFAVSVVQNIPTHYLYVRFMSLATRRMESRLRAALIQRLQELSLEFYYQNSTGLMQSKLLRDVESIQLLTSQLFEFLPSALLTILIALIVTGIRVPSFLLFFLATVPLTVILMRVLIKPLSDRNQKLRQQYETMSAYLVEMVKLIPITRAHGAESTEIDRTHNKLILFQEAAMRVDRINAIAGAASWVTLRLFGCLCLIVSAVLAYKGQFGVTAGSVVLLTGYFDSLTTSILQILAVLPQIGRGFDAIRSVGEILECPQIEPNHGKILVTEVRGAFTFESVGFTYPYAEKPALADFSLAVSPGETIAIVGASGAGKSTLLNLIIGFLRPSAGRIFLDGRDLNTLDLRTYRRFLSVVSQETILFEGTVEENILYGTAGASETQLRQAIEDANALEFIEELPQGLNTPIGENGVRLSGGQRQRIAIARALIRNPRVLLLDEATASLDSASESLIQEALERLMGGRTTFVVAHRLSTIRKADRIVVLEAGRIVESGSLQQLLDNQGLFARLYALQMSKLPLVRLSGE, from the coding sequence ATGGTATTACCTTATTCAATAATTCAAGACTATCGGGGAAAGCGTCCTTTCAGAACGCTGCTCTTACTCTATCGCCAAGACCTCCGCTATATTGGGCTGTCAATGATGTTTTATGTCATCAAGCACAGCCCTGAATGGCTTAGACCCCTTATTCTGGCTAATATTATCGATATTATCTCGACTCCGAGCCAGCATGCTTTCTGGGAACTCTGGTTGAATGGAGCTATCTTTGCGGTTTCTGTGGTACAGAATATTCCTACTCACTATCTGTACGTCCGATTTATGAGTTTAGCTACTCGGAGAATGGAGTCTAGACTGCGCGCTGCACTGATTCAACGACTGCAAGAACTCTCCCTAGAATTTTATTACCAAAACAGCACGGGACTCATGCAATCCAAACTTCTCAGGGATGTAGAATCGATTCAACTGCTGACAAGTCAGTTATTTGAATTTTTGCCCTCTGCGCTGCTAACCATTCTCATCGCACTGATTGTAACAGGCATTCGCGTTCCTAGTTTCTTACTGTTTTTCCTGGCAACCGTACCGCTAACCGTCATTTTAATGCGAGTACTGATAAAACCGCTCAGCGATCGCAATCAGAAGTTACGGCAGCAGTATGAAACCATGTCGGCGTATCTGGTTGAAATGGTCAAGCTAATTCCCATAACTCGCGCTCATGGAGCAGAAAGCACCGAAATCGATCGCACTCACAACAAGCTTATTTTATTTCAGGAGGCGGCAATGCGCGTCGATCGCATTAATGCGATCGCGGGTGCAGCCTCCTGGGTGACGTTACGGCTGTTCGGTTGTCTGTGTCTGATTGTCTCAGCTGTTCTTGCCTATAAAGGTCAATTTGGAGTCACTGCGGGTAGCGTCGTCTTACTGACTGGCTATTTTGACTCGCTGACGACTTCGATATTACAGATTCTTGCCGTCCTACCGCAAATCGGGAGAGGATTCGATGCCATTCGCTCGGTTGGAGAAATTCTCGAATGCCCGCAAATAGAACCCAATCATGGCAAAATTCTCGTTACCGAAGTACGAGGGGCTTTCACTTTCGAGTCGGTCGGTTTTACCTATCCCTATGCCGAAAAACCCGCCCTTGCCGATTTTTCCCTTGCAGTCAGTCCGGGAGAAACTATCGCGATCGTCGGGGCTTCGGGCGCGGGCAAGTCCACCCTTCTCAATCTAATTATCGGCTTTTTGCGTCCGAGTGCCGGACGAATTTTCCTCGACGGACGCGATCTCAATACCTTAGATCTGAGAACCTATCGGCGTTTCCTTTCCGTAGTCTCTCAGGAGACAATTTTATTTGAGGGAACAGTTGAGGAAAATATTCTCTACGGAACCGCTGGGGCAAGCGAGACACAATTGAGGCAAGCGATCGAGGATGCTAACGCCCTCGAATTTATCGAGGAACTGCCTCAAGGACTCAATACCCCGATTGGGGAAAATGGGGTGAGACTCTCTGGCGGACAGCGGCAGCGAATCGCGATCGCCCGCGCTCTTATCCGCAATCCTCGCGTGTTGCTGCTTGACGAGGCAACGGCTTCGCTAGATTCTGCCTCAGAATCTTTGATTCAGGAAGCGTTAGAACGTCTGATGGGCGGGCGTACCACCTTTGTCGTTGCCCATCGCCTCTCCACTATCCGCAAAGCCGATCGCATCGTCGTTTTGGAGGCAGGACGCATTGTCGAGAGCGGCAGCCTCCAGCAACTGCTAGATAATCAAGGTCTGTTTGCTCGACTTTACGCTTTGCAAATGAGTAAACTTCCTTTGGTTCGATTGTCGGGCGAGTGA
- the hemH gene encoding ferrochelatase, with amino-acid sequence MGRVGVLLLNLGGPEQLEDVRPFLFNLFADPEIIRLPFPWLQKPLAWLISTLRFQKSQENYMQIGGGSPLRRITEAQAQALEERLAEIGQEARVYIGMRYWHPFTEEAIAAIKRDRIKRLVILPLYPQFSISTSGSSFRVLEEIWKKDPALRQIDYTIVPCWYDSPGYIKAMVDLIVQELEKFSDPDRVHIFFSAHGVPQSYVDEAGDPYQQEIEECTRLIMKTLNRPNDYTLAYQSRVGPVEWLKPYTEDALKELGEKGIEDLLVTPISFVSEHIETLQEIDIEYREVAEEAGIKNFQRVPALNTHPVFIDALAELTVESLKKAPRTFAEVPRPKKNMKMYPQERWEWGMTTAAEVWNGRLAMLGFIALIIELISGRGPLHFVGLL; translated from the coding sequence ATGGGTCGTGTCGGGGTTTTACTACTAAATCTAGGTGGTCCGGAGCAGTTAGAAGACGTTCGTCCTTTTCTATTTAACTTGTTTGCCGATCCGGAAATTATTCGCCTTCCTTTTCCTTGGCTGCAAAAGCCGCTCGCTTGGTTGATTTCAACCTTAAGATTCCAAAAATCGCAAGAAAACTACATGCAAATCGGCGGAGGTTCCCCGTTGCGCCGAATTACAGAAGCTCAAGCGCAGGCGCTAGAAGAACGGCTAGCGGAAATCGGTCAGGAGGCAAGGGTTTATATAGGGATGCGCTATTGGCATCCTTTCACGGAGGAAGCGATCGCAGCTATCAAACGCGATCGCATCAAGCGGCTAGTCATACTCCCTCTCTATCCTCAATTTTCTATCAGCACCAGCGGCTCTAGTTTCCGAGTCCTCGAAGAGATATGGAAAAAAGACCCTGCCCTCAGACAGATTGATTATACGATCGTTCCTTGCTGGTACGACAGTCCCGGATACATCAAGGCAATGGTCGATCTCATCGTCCAAGAACTAGAAAAATTTTCCGACCCCGATCGCGTTCATATTTTCTTTAGCGCCCACGGCGTTCCACAAAGTTACGTTGACGAAGCAGGCGATCCCTACCAACAGGAGATCGAGGAATGTACGCGCTTGATAATGAAAACCCTCAACCGTCCCAACGACTATACGCTAGCTTATCAAAGTCGGGTAGGTCCGGTAGAATGGCTCAAGCCTTACACCGAAGATGCTCTAAAAGAATTAGGGGAGAAGGGAATCGAAGATTTATTAGTTACTCCCATTAGTTTCGTGTCCGAACACATCGAGACCTTACAGGAAATCGATATCGAGTATCGAGAAGTGGCAGAAGAAGCAGGAATTAAAAACTTCCAGCGAGTTCCTGCCCTTAACACCCATCCAGTTTTCATTGATGCTTTGGCTGAGTTGACGGTTGAGTCGCTAAAAAAAGCACCTCGTACCTTTGCTGAAGTGCCCCGCCCGAAGAAGAATATGAAGATGTATCCCCAGGAAAGATGGGAATGGGGAATGACAACCGCCGCCGAAGTTTGGAACGGTCGCTTAGCCATGCTTGGCTTTATTGCCTTGATTATTGAATTAATCAGCGGTCGCGGTCCGCTACATTTTGTTGGATTGTTATAG
- the rpsP gene encoding 30S ribosomal protein S16, whose product MIKLRLKRYGKKREVSYRIVATQSTSRRQGRPLEELGFYNPRTDETRLNVPAIVKRLKEGAQTTETVRNILTKAKVFEQVNA is encoded by the coding sequence ATGATCAAATTGCGCTTAAAGCGATACGGAAAGAAAAGAGAAGTTAGCTACAGAATCGTAGCCACACAAAGCACCAGTCGCCGACAAGGTCGTCCCCTCGAAGAACTGGGATTTTACAATCCGAGAACCGATGAAACCCGGCTGAACGTTCCCGCGATTGTCAAGCGACTCAAAGAAGGTGCTCAAACAACAGAGACAGTACGCAACATCCTAACAAAAGCCAAAGTTTTTGAACAAGTCAATGCTTAA
- a CDS encoding NAD-dependent epimerase/dehydratase family protein — MRILIMGGTRFIGVYLTKILVERGHEVVLFNRGNNPAPVAGVKQIQGDRTDVAQLKEKLASESFDAIFDNNGRELSDTQPLAEIFKDKIKHFVYVSSAGVYLKSDQMPHLEGDPVDPKSRHQGKFQTESYLAQAGLPWTSIRPTYIYGPQNYNDLEAWFFDRIVRDRPIPIPGNGLHITQFGHVKDLASAMAAVLGNERAIGEIYNISGDRYVTFEGLARTCAAAAGKSPDDLKLVHYDPKKFDFGKRKAFPIRVQHFFADVHKAIEHLDWKPEYDLLSGLKDSFQNDYLASGRHQAEIDFSVDEEILAAV, encoded by the coding sequence ATGCGAATTTTAATTATGGGAGGAACCCGTTTTATCGGGGTTTATTTAACAAAAATTTTGGTAGAACGAGGTCACGAAGTCGTTCTGTTCAACCGGGGCAATAATCCCGCACCCGTTGCAGGAGTAAAGCAAATTCAAGGCGATCGCACCGATGTCGCCCAATTAAAAGAAAAACTTGCCTCAGAGTCCTTTGATGCTATTTTCGATAATAATGGTCGGGAACTGAGCGACACTCAGCCCTTGGCAGAAATCTTTAAAGATAAAATTAAACACTTTGTCTACGTCAGTTCGGCAGGCGTTTATCTCAAATCCGACCAAATGCCTCACCTCGAAGGCGATCCCGTCGATCCAAAAAGCCGTCACCAAGGTAAATTTCAAACAGAGAGTTACCTAGCACAAGCCGGCTTGCCTTGGACTTCCATTCGCCCGACCTACATTTATGGTCCCCAGAATTATAACGACCTAGAAGCTTGGTTTTTCGATCGCATCGTGCGCGATCGCCCTATTCCCATTCCCGGCAATGGCTTGCACATCACTCAATTCGGTCACGTCAAAGATCTCGCTAGCGCTATGGCAGCCGTTTTGGGTAACGAACGAGCAATTGGAGAGATCTATAATATTTCCGGCGATCGCTACGTCACTTTTGAGGGCTTAGCCCGCACCTGTGCCGCAGCAGCCGGAAAATCTCCCGACGACCTGAAATTAGTACATTACGACCCCAAAAAGTTCGACTTTGGCAAGCGCAAAGCATTTCCCATTCGAGTGCAGCATTTCTTTGCCGATGTCCATAAAGCAATAGAACATCTCGATTGGAAACCAGAATACGATCTCTTATCCGGATTAAAAGATTCTTTCCAAAACGATTATCTTGCTTCCGGTCGTCATCAAGCAGAAATTGATTTCTCAGTCGATGAAGAAATTCTTGCGGCTGTTTGA
- a CDS encoding alpha/beta hydrolase, with the protein MRRSWFLLLAIFTTFLIVLPVSAADRILFNYGPLGFSISVEALATFAQEGRIEKELAFFLNRLSPQQQERVRNFLRSRYQVNPMVIYRLSHSAVGERLLKDVGELINIPKNQNGFYGLRGSLIQAVLKSKSINAIELMRKFPTDIELNTENIMEFVREMSTMVDKTQTLVAELDRMTSEQAKTESSIDLKQLRDIKTLGQFSTSRQTIELYDSQRGRKLIVDLYLPETSQQKQFPIIVVSNGIGAKRDRFDDLAYHLASYGFAVAIPDHPGSSSQRQREFYKGLYKDNFDAMEFRDRPLDVTFLLNELEKRNQSEYQDRLNLQQVGLFGYSFGGATALSLAGAELDFEQLERDCHSQTRLLNISLYYQCRALEIPKQPLNLQDSRIKAIYLFVPFSKSLFGQAGMSRVTTPVMWQAAAEDIITPLVSEQMPAFDELVAADKYLSVSTGLPHAWVLLPLMQGLTNQEISKQEAAAIARDYQNILALSFFKVYLDRDEQYRSYLQASYIKTLSQDPYNLSLVQSVPSLARQRFKSLPYM; encoded by the coding sequence ATGCGTAGATCATGGTTTCTGTTACTGGCGATTTTTACGACTTTCTTAATCGTTTTACCTGTCAGCGCTGCCGATCGCATTCTTTTTAATTATGGTCCTTTAGGTTTCTCCATTTCGGTTGAGGCTTTAGCAACCTTTGCTCAAGAGGGCAGAATCGAGAAAGAATTAGCCTTTTTCCTCAACCGTTTGAGTCCGCAACAACAAGAGCGGGTGCGAAACTTTTTGCGATCGCGCTACCAAGTCAATCCTATGGTAATCTATCGCCTCTCTCACAGCGCTGTAGGAGAACGGTTGCTAAAAGATGTGGGCGAGTTAATAAATATTCCCAAAAATCAAAATGGTTTTTATGGACTGCGAGGATCGTTAATTCAAGCAGTTCTTAAATCTAAGAGTATTAATGCGATCGAGCTGATGCGCAAGTTTCCTACTGATATCGAGCTCAATACTGAGAACATTATGGAATTCGTTCGAGAAATGTCTACCATGGTAGACAAAACTCAGACACTCGTTGCAGAACTCGATCGCATGACTTCAGAACAAGCAAAAACTGAATCGTCTATCGATCTCAAGCAACTTCGAGATATTAAAACACTAGGTCAGTTTAGCACTTCCAGGCAAACCATCGAATTATACGACTCCCAACGCGGACGCAAGTTAATTGTCGATCTCTACTTGCCAGAAACATCACAGCAAAAACAATTTCCCATTATCGTTGTCTCAAATGGCATCGGTGCAAAACGCGATCGCTTTGATGACCTAGCTTATCATCTAGCCTCTTATGGTTTTGCAGTTGCCATTCCCGACCATCCCGGCAGCAGCAGTCAGAGGCAGCGAGAATTTTATAAAGGGTTATACAAAGATAACTTCGATGCGATGGAATTTCGCGATCGCCCTCTGGATGTAACTTTTTTACTCAACGAACTAGAAAAGCGCAACCAATCTGAATATCAAGATCGACTAAACCTGCAACAAGTTGGCCTATTTGGTTATTCCTTTGGCGGTGCCACTGCCCTATCGTTAGCAGGTGCCGAACTAGATTTTGAGCAACTAGAAAGAGACTGCCATTCTCAAACTCGCTTGCTCAATATCTCCCTGTATTATCAATGTCGCGCCCTAGAGATCCCAAAACAACCTCTCAACTTACAAGATAGCCGAATTAAAGCCATCTATCTCTTCGTGCCTTTTAGTAAAAGTCTCTTCGGACAAGCAGGAATGAGTCGCGTTACCACTCCTGTCATGTGGCAAGCGGCAGCCGAAGATATCATCACTCCCCTAGTATCGGAACAGATGCCCGCTTTTGATGAGTTAGTTGCTGCCGATAAATATCTCTCCGTCTCGACGGGATTGCCCCACGCCTGGGTGCTTTTGCCTCTCATGCAAGGACTGACAAACCAAGAAATTTCTAAACAGGAGGCAGCAGCGATCGCTCGCGATTATCAAAACATCCTCGCGCTATCATTTTTCAAAGTCTATCTCGATCGCGATGAACAATACCGTTCCTATTTACAAGCCTCTTACATCAAAACCCTGAGCCAAGATCCTTACAACCTCAGCTTAGTGCAGTCTGTACCATCTCTAGCAAGGCAGCGATTCAAATCGCTACCTTATATGTAA
- a CDS encoding response regulator transcription factor — MIRILVVDDQKTVHQALKGYLDTEPDLEIVGFATNGHEAVAQVEKLNPDLVLMDIEMPGINGLEATRIISERFLSSKVLMLTSYDDEQYLNCALQMGAKGYLLKTTPARELVMAIRYAYKGYFQLGPDLIGKYVSKIPRLQADSNENNRLREALKLQIQTPEKIKKEIKKILEQENRVSVAQYTNLQIKVDNLSHLTRRLEKQIASLYKFFFVNVFLIILIMLGTLYVFTQTL, encoded by the coding sequence ATGATTCGTATTCTCGTAGTTGACGATCAAAAAACCGTCCATCAAGCATTGAAAGGCTATTTAGATACCGAACCAGATCTAGAGATAGTTGGATTTGCTACTAACGGTCATGAGGCTGTAGCACAAGTAGAAAAACTCAACCCAGATCTAGTGTTAATGGATATTGAGATGCCAGGGATCAATGGCTTGGAAGCTACTAGGATCATCTCGGAACGCTTTCTCTCAAGCAAAGTTTTAATGCTTACTAGCTACGACGACGAGCAATATCTAAATTGTGCTTTACAAATGGGAGCAAAAGGATATCTTCTCAAGACTACTCCCGCACGAGAATTAGTAATGGCAATTCGCTATGCTTATAAAGGTTATTTTCAGCTTGGCCCCGATCTGATCGGAAAATATGTTAGTAAAATTCCAAGATTACAGGCGGATTCAAATGAAAACAATCGCTTGAGAGAAGCGCTTAAACTGCAAATTCAAACGCCAGAGAAAATCAAGAAAGAAATTAAAAAAATCTTAGAGCAAGAAAATAGAGTTTCTGTCGCCCAGTATACAAATTTACAAATCAAAGTCGATAACCTTTCGCATTTAACCCGTAGGTTGGAGAAACAAATAGCTTCTTTATATAAATTTTTCTTCGTTAATGTTTTTTTGATTATCTTGATTATGCTAGGAACTCTGTATGTTTTTACTCAGACCTTGTAG
- a CDS encoding MBL fold metallo-hydrolase, protein MAQLKQRRSENVDGNFYVDSTCIDCDTCRWMAPEIFNRSGEQSAVYHQPANEIERLRAMQALLSCPTASIGTVEKPKDIKAAQRSIPILIEENVYHCGYHSEDSYGAASYLIQRSDGNILVDSPRYAPSLVKRLEEMGGVRYMYLTHRDDVANHRKFREHFNCDRILHVDDITSSAADVEIQLTGTEPIEFAPDVLIIPVPGHSKGHTVLLYRHKFLFTGDHLAWSSYLNHLYAFRRYCWYSWSEQVKSMHELANYTFEWVLPGHGRRYHADTETMRQQMQQCLAWMEAVN, encoded by the coding sequence ATGGCTCAGCTCAAACAGCGACGTTCTGAAAACGTCGATGGCAACTTTTATGTCGATTCCACCTGCATCGACTGCGATACTTGTCGCTGGATGGCACCAGAAATATTTAATCGTTCGGGAGAACAGTCAGCTGTCTATCATCAACCCGCCAACGAAATAGAACGATTGCGTGCCATGCAAGCGCTGTTGTCCTGTCCGACAGCTTCTATTGGCACGGTAGAAAAACCCAAAGATATCAAAGCTGCTCAGCGAAGCATTCCCATTCTTATCGAAGAGAATGTTTATCACTGCGGCTATCATTCTGAGGATTCCTACGGTGCGGCTAGTTACTTAATTCAGCGTTCGGATGGCAATATTTTGGTCGATTCGCCTCGCTATGCGCCTTCCTTGGTTAAACGATTAGAGGAGATGGGAGGAGTGCGCTACATGTATCTAACCCATCGAGATGACGTAGCCAATCATCGAAAATTTAGAGAGCATTTTAACTGCGATCGCATTCTCCATGTAGATGACATTACATCGAGTGCCGCAGATGTAGAAATTCAGCTGACGGGAACCGAACCAATAGAATTTGCTCCAGACGTATTAATTATTCCCGTTCCCGGACATTCCAAAGGTCATACGGTTCTACTCTATCGTCACAAATTTTTGTTTACTGGCGATCATCTTGCCTGGTCTTCCTATTTGAACCATCTCTATGCGTTTCGTCGCTATTGCTGGTACTCTTGGTCGGAACAGGTCAAGTCCATGCATGAGTTAGCCAACTACACTTTTGAGTGGGTTTTACCTGGTCACGGTCGCCGCTATCATGCCGATACCGAAACGATGCGCCAGCAAATGCAGCAGTGTCTTGCTTGGATGGAAGCAGTTAACTAA
- the sixA gene encoding phosphohistidine phosphatase SixA: MELYLIRHGIAGDRDPLKYPNDEERPLTDKGRLRTQQVAQRLYDIGVRFDLILTSPLVRAYQTAEILQKAGLCDRLEEFAALAPDGDVRVWANWWLESRYNKGNNCLALVGHQPDLGNWAEVLVWGSPKEKLVVKKAGVIGLLLPDGENPLGNSELFLLTSPKWLL, from the coding sequence ATGGAACTCTACCTCATCCGCCACGGAATTGCTGGCGATCGCGATCCCCTTAAGTATCCTAACGATGAAGAACGACCCCTGACGGATAAAGGTCGTTTAAGGACGCAGCAAGTCGCCCAACGCTTGTATGATATTGGGGTGCGATTCGATTTAATTTTGACCAGTCCGCTAGTGCGGGCGTATCAAACGGCTGAGATTTTGCAAAAAGCGGGTTTATGCGATCGCCTAGAAGAATTTGCTGCCCTAGCTCCCGATGGCGATGTACGGGTTTGGGCAAACTGGTGGTTGGAATCTCGATACAATAAAGGAAATAACTGTCTTGCCCTAGTAGGTCATCAACCGGACTTAGGAAATTGGGCAGAAGTTTTAGTGTGGGGAAGTCCGAAAGAAAAGTTAGTGGTGAAAAAAGCAGGTGTTATCGGCTTGCTCCTGCCCGATGGAGAAAACCCTCTAGGCAACAGCGAATTATTTTTACTAACCTCGCCAAAATGGCTGCTCTAG
- a CDS encoding permease, with translation MIQLSYAFTLFLSLFLEAFPFLLLGIFVSSWLLVFADEHRLATKFPRRPILGAIVGSWLGLIVPVGQYGNIPVTRRLLLQGIPKSVAMSFLVAAPTINPIVLWITWKAFPEQLGIIFFRVLFAWIMAVVIACIFSTYNDKLPSDGEANGIESRFPLLRSGTFLALPVPSQPLQELENLDEGDRAATITKKSRKLAANLFVENAVRELLELGGFLVLGCAIASICQVFFPQEALLNWAKTPATQILVMLLLGTVLSVGSTADVFFISFLNATFLRGALLAFLLFSSIIDLKAIPLMLSTFRAKFVLYLLILAGLLTFLLTVFLDFYFG, from the coding sequence ATGATCCAGCTCAGTTACGCTTTTACCTTGTTTTTGAGCCTATTCTTAGAAGCGTTTCCCTTCCTATTGTTGGGAATTTTTGTGTCCAGTTGGTTGCTAGTATTTGCTGACGAGCATCGATTAGCTACTAAGTTTCCTCGTCGTCCTATTTTAGGCGCGATCGTCGGTAGTTGGTTAGGATTGATAGTCCCTGTAGGTCAGTACGGCAATATCCCCGTAACGCGACGGTTGCTGTTGCAGGGAATTCCTAAATCGGTAGCGATGAGTTTTCTGGTTGCCGCACCTACAATTAATCCAATCGTTCTCTGGATTACTTGGAAAGCCTTTCCCGAACAACTGGGAATAATTTTCTTTCGGGTTTTGTTTGCCTGGATTATGGCAGTCGTTATTGCCTGTATCTTTAGTACCTATAACGACAAGCTTCCTTCTGATGGAGAAGCAAACGGGATCGAAAGTCGCTTTCCCTTGCTACGATCGGGTACTTTCTTGGCATTGCCCGTACCAAGCCAGCCTTTACAGGAACTAGAAAATTTAGATGAGGGCGATCGCGCAGCGACAATAACTAAAAAATCTCGAAAATTAGCTGCCAATCTTTTTGTAGAAAATGCCGTACGAGAATTACTAGAGTTGGGCGGTTTTCTGGTTTTAGGCTGTGCGATTGCCTCGATTTGTCAAGTTTTTTTTCCTCAAGAGGCGCTTCTGAATTGGGCAAAAACTCCTGCTACACAAATTTTGGTCATGCTGCTGCTTGGAACCGTCCTTTCAGTTGGTTCGACAGCCGATGTATTCTTTATTAGCTTTTTAAATGCTACTTTTTTAAGAGGAGCGCTGCTGGCATTTTTGCTATTTAGTTCGATTATCGATCTTAAAGCAATTCCTTTGATGCTATCAACATTTCGAGCTAAATTTGTGCTTTATTTACTAATTTTGGCAGGTCTATTGACCTTTCTATTAACTGTATTTCTCGATTTTTACTTTGGCTAG
- a CDS encoding KH domain-containing protein, which produces MLKATNLSKDTQTPIPDYCGLVKFLVSPFLESPELLSIDCEQSNQNTRVWVRLAFEGTDKGRVFGRGGRNLQAIRTVLETAAAAAGQSLYLDIYESQSEKPKRREGRDNNGSLKREREGRTRARRPHSPRSSGKSRF; this is translated from the coding sequence ATGCTTAAGGCAACAAACTTGTCTAAAGATACTCAAACTCCTATTCCAGACTATTGTGGGTTGGTAAAGTTTCTCGTCAGTCCGTTTTTGGAGTCACCAGAGTTACTCAGTATCGACTGCGAGCAATCTAACCAAAACACACGAGTTTGGGTTCGATTAGCTTTTGAGGGAACGGACAAAGGGCGAGTTTTCGGTCGTGGTGGGCGCAACCTACAAGCTATTCGCACGGTTCTAGAAACGGCGGCGGCAGCAGCAGGTCAATCCCTTTATTTAGATATTTACGAAAGTCAAAGCGAGAAGCCAAAGCGACGGGAAGGTCGGGACAATAATGGCTCTCTCAAAAGAGAAAGAGAGGGAAGAACTCGCGCTCGTCGTCCTCATTCCCCTAGATCTTCAGGCAAATCGCGCTTCTGA
- a CDS encoding citrate synthase — translation MTTACEYKPGLEGIPAAQSSVSYIDGKKGILEYRGIPIEELAVKSTFLEVAYLLIWGKLPTKEELAAFETEIRYHRRIKYRIRDMMKCFPETGHPMDALQTSAAALGLFYSRRALDDQAYIRAAVVRLLAKIPTMVAAFHMMRRGNDPVQPNDDLDYSANFLYMLTERIPDPQEAEIFDRCLILHAEHTMNASTFSARVTASTLTDPYAVIASAVGTLAGPLHGGANEEVLEMLEEIGSVDNVHPYVEKCLKQNPKHKFMGFGHRVWKVKDPRAIMLQNWAEELFEKKGRDEYYDVAVKLEKVLVEEKGFGERGIYPNVDYYSGLVYRKLGIPNDLFTPIFGISRVAGWLAHWKEQLEVNRIYRPTQIYTGDHALSYIPMEERVVSLQRNGKN, via the coding sequence ATGACAACAGCTTGCGAATATAAACCGGGCTTGGAAGGAATTCCAGCCGCTCAATCTAGCGTCAGTTATATAGACGGGAAGAAAGGAATTCTCGAATATCGCGGTATTCCAATCGAGGAACTCGCCGTCAAAAGTACTTTTCTCGAAGTAGCCTATCTCTTGATTTGGGGTAAACTACCGACTAAAGAGGAACTCGCCGCGTTTGAAACAGAAATCCGCTACCATCGACGCATCAAGTATCGCATTCGCGACATGATGAAATGCTTCCCAGAAACGGGACACCCGATGGACGCGCTGCAAACCTCGGCGGCAGCGCTAGGGCTATTTTACTCCCGTCGAGCCTTAGACGATCAAGCTTATATCCGAGCAGCAGTCGTGCGCCTGCTGGCTAAAATTCCAACCATGGTGGCAGCGTTTCATATGATGCGCAGGGGGAATGACCCCGTTCAACCCAACGACGATCTGGACTATTCTGCTAACTTTTTATACATGCTCACCGAGCGGATTCCCGATCCTCAAGAAGCCGAGATTTTCGACCGTTGTCTAATCCTTCACGCCGAGCATACCATGAATGCTTCTACCTTCTCGGCAAGGGTGACGGCTTCGACTTTAACCGACCCCTATGCAGTGATTGCTTCTGCTGTGGGAACGCTAGCTGGACCGTTGCATGGGGGAGCCAATGAAGAAGTTCTCGAAATGCTTGAAGAAATTGGCTCGGTAGATAATGTCCACCCTTATGTAGAAAAGTGCCTAAAGCAAAATCCCAAACATAAATTTATGGGTTTTGGACATCGCGTTTGGAAAGTTAAAGATCCCCGCGCAATTATGTTGCAAAATTGGGCAGAAGAGCTTTTTGAAAAGAAGGGTCGCGACGAGTATTACGACGTTGCTGTCAAATTAGAAAAGGTTCTTGTAGAAGAGAAAGGGTTTGGAGAACGGGGAATTTATCCCAATGTAGATTACTACTCCGGTTTGGTTTATCGCAAGTTGGGAATTCCTAACGACCTGTTTACGCCAATCTTTGGTATCTCGCGAGTTGCTGGTTGGCTAGCCCATTGGAAAGAGCAACTGGAAGTTAACCGTATCTACCGTCCTACGCAGATTTATACTGGCGATCACGCTCTATCTTATATTCCTATGGAAGAGCGCGTTGTTTCTCTACAACGAAATGGCAAGAATTGA